The following are encoded together in the Mumia sp. Pv4-285 genome:
- a CDS encoding VOC family protein encodes MLRGIATISFYADDLLAARDWYAEVLGIDAYYAYPAEGTPGYVEFRIGDYEHELGIIDARYAPADRPTEPSGAVVYWHVDDLQGSLDRLLALGATPHLPITEQGDGSGFITASVVDPFGNVLGIMTNPHYLTMLEATPKATAADPA; translated from the coding sequence ATGCTTCGCGGAATCGCCACCATCTCCTTCTACGCCGACGACCTTCTCGCCGCGCGCGACTGGTATGCCGAGGTCCTCGGCATCGACGCCTACTACGCCTACCCCGCCGAGGGCACCCCCGGCTACGTCGAGTTCCGCATCGGCGACTACGAGCACGAGCTCGGCATCATCGACGCCCGGTACGCCCCGGCCGACCGTCCCACGGAGCCGTCCGGCGCCGTCGTGTACTGGCACGTCGACGACCTCCAGGGCTCCCTCGACCGCCTTCTCGCCCTCGGCGCCACGCCGCACCTCCCCATCACCGAGCAGGGAGACGGCAGCGGCTTCATCACCGCGTCGGTCGTCGACCCGTTCGGCAACGTCCTCGGCATCATGACCAACCCTCACTACCTCACGATGCTCGAGGCAACGCCGAAGGCGACGGCCGCCGACCCGGCCTAG
- a CDS encoding class I SAM-dependent methyltransferase, which produces MSFDVASASYQRFMGRFSEPLADAFARLADLERGRRALDVGCGPGALTARLATIVGEDAVAAVDPSESFVRALRARLPRVDVQRAAAEDLPFTDDSFDAVLAQLVVHFMADPVAGLREMRRVAAPGGLVAACVWDHEGGTGPLEAFWRAVHDVDPRAPDESGLAGTREGHLAELFVQAGLPAVESSALTVTVAFATFDDWWEPFTLGVGPAGSYVAGLGSGAVAAVRESCRTRLPAAPFSLDATAWCAVARA; this is translated from the coding sequence ATGTCCTTCGACGTCGCCTCCGCCTCGTACCAGCGCTTCATGGGTCGGTTCTCTGAGCCGCTCGCCGACGCGTTCGCCCGGCTCGCCGATCTCGAGCGGGGACGACGGGCCCTCGACGTCGGGTGCGGGCCGGGGGCGCTCACGGCGCGACTCGCGACGATCGTCGGGGAGGACGCGGTCGCCGCCGTCGACCCGTCGGAGTCGTTCGTCCGCGCTCTGCGCGCACGGCTCCCCCGGGTCGACGTGCAGCGGGCCGCGGCGGAGGACCTGCCGTTCACCGACGACTCCTTCGACGCGGTGCTCGCCCAGCTCGTCGTCCACTTCATGGCCGACCCGGTCGCCGGGCTGCGCGAGATGCGGCGCGTCGCTGCCCCGGGCGGCCTGGTGGCCGCGTGCGTCTGGGACCACGAAGGCGGCACCGGTCCGCTCGAGGCCTTCTGGCGCGCCGTCCACGACGTCGACCCGCGCGCACCGGACGAGTCCGGGCTCGCAGGAACGCGCGAGGGCCACCTGGCGGAGCTCTTCGTGCAGGCCGGACTTCCCGCGGTCGAGTCCTCCGCACTGACCGTCACGGTGGCGTTCGCGACCTTCGACGACTGGTGGGAGCCGTTCACGCTCGGCGTGGGACCCGCAGGATCGTACGTCGCAGGCCTTGGGTCCGGCGCGGTCGCCGCGGTCCGCGAGTCGTGCCGCACGCGGCTCCCTGCCGCGCCGTTCTCCCTCGACGCGACCGCATGGTGCGCCGTCGCCCGGGCGTGA
- a CDS encoding NADP-dependent oxidoreductase has translation MRAIAYEEFGSADVLSLRELPDPHIGPDTVLVKVVAAGVNPVDFKIREGYLQGLIDVDLPAVPGWDVAGIVEKVGLDTPEVEVGDEVYAYARKDVVSGGTLAEYVAVPVRTLAKKPASLGFEAAAGVPLAGLTALQTVRRAGVSAGQTVLVHAAAGGVGSFAVQLAVHAGARVIGTASERNHDYVRSLGAEPVAYGDGLVDRARGLAPDGFDVILDYVGGEALDTAPALLKDGGSVASITDARARDELGGQYVWVRPDSDDLAELARLIDQGVISVEVAEVFDLEHAADAHRAVETGHTRGKVVVRVAQTPA, from the coding sequence ATGAGAGCCATTGCGTACGAAGAGTTCGGAAGTGCCGACGTCCTGTCCCTCCGCGAGCTACCGGACCCCCACATCGGGCCCGACACCGTCCTCGTGAAGGTGGTCGCCGCAGGCGTGAACCCGGTCGACTTCAAGATCCGCGAGGGATACCTCCAGGGCCTGATCGACGTCGACCTCCCCGCGGTGCCGGGCTGGGACGTCGCCGGCATCGTCGAGAAGGTCGGGCTCGACACGCCGGAGGTGGAGGTCGGCGACGAGGTGTACGCGTACGCCCGCAAGGACGTCGTGTCCGGCGGCACGCTCGCCGAGTACGTCGCGGTGCCCGTCCGGACCCTCGCGAAGAAGCCGGCGTCGCTCGGGTTCGAGGCGGCTGCCGGTGTCCCGCTGGCGGGTCTGACCGCACTCCAGACCGTGCGCCGCGCCGGTGTCTCGGCAGGACAGACGGTCCTGGTGCACGCCGCAGCCGGTGGTGTCGGCTCCTTCGCCGTGCAGCTCGCCGTGCATGCCGGCGCCCGCGTCATCGGCACCGCGTCGGAGCGCAACCACGACTACGTGCGCTCGCTCGGCGCCGAGCCCGTGGCGTACGGCGACGGACTTGTCGACCGTGCGCGCGGGCTGGCGCCGGACGGATTCGACGTGATCCTCGACTACGTCGGGGGCGAGGCGCTGGACACCGCACCCGCGCTCCTGAAGGACGGAGGGAGCGTCGCGTCGATCACCGACGCGCGCGCCCGTGACGAGCTCGGTGGCCAGTACGTCTGGGTACGTCCGGACTCCGACGACCTCGCAGAGCTCGCGCGGCTGATCGACCAGGGTGTGATCTCGGTGGAGGTCGCCGAGGTGTTCGACCTCGAGCACGCCGCGGACGCCCACCGTGCGGTCGAGACCGGGCACACTCGCGGCAAGGTCGTGGTGAGGGTCGCCCAGACCCCGGCCTGA
- a CDS encoding helix-turn-helix transcriptional regulator → MISTSARLLRLLSMLQSQRDWSGAHLAERLGVSTRTVRTDIERLRGLGYPVEATSGVGGGYRLGSAADVPPLLLDDEEALAVAIGLRTAAGGVTGFEETALRALAKLEQTLPRRLQHRLDDLLDVTVTVPGPTTTVPVDVLTTIADAVRRREGLRFDYTGSDGAEGRRTAEPYRLVHARERWYLAAWDVDRRDWRTFRVDRMRLRVPNARRFQPREEPDGDLVGFVERSIGSATWRVRARAHVKAPAAAIIARVPPAVIVEEVDAETCIAHVGSDSSAQLALWLGLLDADFTVDGPDDLAPALQRVSDRYARAAGAAGTLET, encoded by the coding sequence GTGATCTCGACGTCGGCCCGACTTCTGCGGCTGCTCTCGATGCTCCAGTCGCAGCGCGACTGGAGCGGTGCGCACCTCGCCGAACGGCTCGGGGTGAGCACGCGCACGGTCCGCACCGACATCGAGCGCCTGCGCGGCCTCGGCTATCCCGTCGAGGCGACGTCCGGCGTCGGCGGAGGCTACCGGCTCGGCTCCGCGGCGGACGTCCCGCCGCTGCTGCTCGACGACGAGGAGGCCCTCGCGGTCGCGATCGGCCTGCGGACCGCCGCGGGTGGTGTCACCGGCTTCGAGGAGACGGCCCTGCGCGCGCTCGCCAAGCTGGAGCAGACGCTGCCTCGCCGACTCCAGCACCGCCTCGACGACCTCCTCGACGTCACTGTGACGGTGCCCGGACCCACGACCACCGTTCCGGTCGACGTCCTCACCACCATCGCCGACGCCGTACGCCGGCGCGAGGGCCTGCGGTTCGACTACACGGGCTCGGACGGGGCAGAGGGACGCCGGACCGCCGAGCCGTACCGCCTGGTCCACGCCCGCGAACGCTGGTACCTCGCGGCGTGGGACGTCGACCGGCGGGACTGGCGGACGTTCCGCGTCGATCGGATGCGGCTGCGGGTGCCGAACGCGCGCCGCTTCCAGCCCCGCGAGGAGCCCGACGGCGACCTGGTCGGGTTCGTCGAACGCTCGATCGGGTCGGCGACCTGGCGCGTCCGTGCACGCGCACACGTCAAGGCGCCCGCGGCAGCGATCATCGCGCGCGTCCCGCCGGCGGTCATCGTCGAGGAGGTCGACGCCGAGACGTGCATCGCGCACGTCGGGTCGGACTCGTCGGCCCAGCTCGCTCTGTGGCTCGGGCTCCTGGACGCCGACTTCACCGTCGACGGTCCGGACGACCTCGCACCGGCGCTTCAGCGCGTCAGCGACCGGTACGCCCGTGCGGCCGGGGCTGCTGGCACGCTGGAGACATGA
- a CDS encoding epoxide hydrolase family protein, whose amino-acid sequence MNENAALRSYRIDIPQSDIDDLHERLGRTRWPDYPAGSDWSRGVPAGYLRGLADYWANGFDWRAQEARLNEIPQFTTTIDGQDVHFFHVRSPEPGAMPLVMTHGWPSSSLEFLEVIGPLTDPSAHGGDPADAFELVLPSLPGYGLSAPVGEPGWGNLFRVAQAWSELVTRLGYERYAVQATDAGAGVAGMLAMIDPTRVVGVHLTGTTAGMPFGPPVDVDSLEGDDRERAERYNAYQQEGIGYLHLQATRPQTLSYALTDSPVAQLAWIVEKFKEWTDPSAELPEDAVDRDQLLTNVSLAWFRQAGSSSAHATYEGMQAWKQMLAAQDSGDHSWGDSDDEAPAGPPTGYAVFAADTTIRSIADPQGQIGHWSTFDRGGHFPAMEVPDLLVQDVREFYRPLR is encoded by the coding sequence ATGAACGAGAACGCAGCACTCCGGTCGTACCGGATCGACATCCCACAGAGCGACATCGACGACCTCCACGAGCGGCTCGGCCGTACGCGGTGGCCCGACTACCCGGCAGGCTCCGACTGGAGCCGGGGAGTCCCTGCCGGCTACCTCCGCGGCCTCGCGGACTACTGGGCGAACGGCTTCGACTGGCGTGCGCAGGAGGCGCGGCTGAACGAGATCCCGCAGTTCACCACGACGATCGACGGGCAGGACGTCCACTTCTTTCACGTACGCTCGCCCGAGCCTGGTGCGATGCCGCTGGTGATGACGCACGGGTGGCCGAGCTCCTCGCTGGAGTTCCTCGAGGTGATCGGGCCGCTGACCGACCCGTCGGCGCACGGCGGCGACCCCGCCGACGCGTTCGAGCTCGTCCTTCCGTCGCTGCCGGGGTACGGTCTCTCGGCGCCGGTGGGCGAGCCGGGCTGGGGCAACCTGTTCCGGGTTGCGCAGGCCTGGTCGGAGCTCGTGACGCGGCTCGGCTACGAGCGGTACGCCGTGCAGGCGACGGACGCCGGCGCGGGTGTCGCAGGGATGCTGGCGATGATCGACCCGACGCGGGTCGTCGGCGTCCACCTCACAGGGACCACGGCGGGGATGCCGTTCGGCCCGCCGGTGGACGTGGACTCGCTCGAGGGTGACGACCGCGAACGCGCGGAGCGCTACAACGCGTACCAGCAGGAGGGCATCGGCTACCTCCACCTGCAGGCGACGCGGCCGCAGACACTGTCCTACGCGCTGACCGACTCACCGGTGGCGCAGCTCGCGTGGATCGTCGAGAAGTTCAAGGAGTGGACCGACCCGAGCGCCGAGCTCCCCGAGGACGCCGTCGACCGCGACCAGCTCCTGACGAACGTGAGCCTCGCGTGGTTCAGGCAGGCGGGGTCGTCGTCGGCGCACGCGACGTACGAGGGGATGCAGGCGTGGAAGCAGATGCTCGCCGCGCAGGACTCGGGCGACCACTCCTGGGGCGACAGTGACGACGAGGCGCCCGCCGGTCCGCCGACCGGGTACGCGGTGTTCGCGGCCGACACGACGATCCGCTCGATCGCCGATCCGCAGGGGCAGATCGGGCACTGGTCCACGTTCGACCGTGGTGGGCACTTCCCCGCGATGGAGGTGCCGGACCTGCTGGTGCAGGACGTGCGGGAGTTCTACCGGCCGTTGCGCTGA
- a CDS encoding alpha/beta fold hydrolase, whose product MRDDSWFEWRGRQIAWSRRGSGPAVVLCHGTPWSSALWRPYAEALADDFTVYLWDMPGYGRSSQDPGHDVDLGVQSEAFVALLEHWGEERPHVVAHDYGGAVSLRAHLLHHVPYASLCLVDVVALRPWGSPFFRLVKENADVFAQLPPEIHRGLVEAYVGTASHRGLSATDLAMLVDPWLGVDGQAAFYRQIAQADERFTAEIEDLLGSVDTPTHVVWGADDTWIPVDRAARIHAAVPGSTLTLVPRAGHLVPLDAPVALAAELRRWLGVVAS is encoded by the coding sequence ATGAGGGACGACAGCTGGTTCGAGTGGCGCGGGCGTCAGATCGCGTGGAGCAGGCGCGGGTCGGGCCCCGCGGTGGTCCTGTGCCACGGGACCCCATGGTCGTCGGCGCTCTGGCGGCCGTACGCCGAGGCCCTCGCGGACGACTTCACCGTCTACCTGTGGGACATGCCGGGATACGGCAGGTCCTCCCAGGACCCGGGCCACGACGTCGACCTGGGCGTCCAGAGCGAGGCATTCGTCGCGCTCCTGGAGCACTGGGGTGAGGAGCGGCCGCACGTGGTCGCGCACGACTACGGCGGCGCGGTCTCGCTGCGGGCGCACCTCCTGCACCACGTCCCGTACGCCTCGCTCTGCCTCGTCGACGTCGTCGCCCTGCGCCCGTGGGGGTCGCCGTTCTTCCGGCTCGTGAAGGAGAACGCCGACGTCTTCGCCCAGCTGCCCCCGGAGATCCATCGGGGCCTGGTCGAGGCGTACGTCGGGACGGCGAGCCATCGAGGGTTGTCCGCGACGGACCTCGCGATGCTCGTCGACCCCTGGCTCGGGGTCGACGGACAGGCGGCGTTCTACCGTCAGATCGCGCAGGCCGACGAGCGGTTCACCGCCGAGATCGAGGACCTGCTCGGCTCCGTCGACACGCCCACGCACGTCGTGTGGGGTGCTGACGACACCTGGATCCCGGTCGACCGCGCGGCGCGGATCCACGCCGCCGTCCCGGGGAGCACGCTCACCCTCGTCCCTCGCGCCGGGCACCTCGTCCCGCTCGACGCCCCCGTCGCCCTGGCCGCCGAGCTTCGTCGTTGGCTCGGCGTCGTGGCGTCGTGA
- a CDS encoding helix-turn-helix transcriptional regulator, whose amino-acid sequence MRADRLVATLLLLQSRGRVTAAQLAEELEVSVATARRDLEALSSAGVPVYPQPGRNGGWSLVGGSRTDLTGLTSSEARALFLMAGPAASGTPEVRSALRKLVRALPQTFRADAEAAAEAVLVDATPWGGADRTRPPLVDQLQEAVVRRRRVRLAYEGRGGVSERLVDPWGLVDKDDRWYLIAGTDHGRRTFRVDRIRTAEVTEDPAERPDDLALEEAWAEVVTTMEHRRSLVSAVVVAAERDVPVLRNHFGRHCTPEPPDADGRVRVRVAAHTAVSVAEQLAGWGARLKVVEGDAVRAELARIGAELAATYGERPAGRDR is encoded by the coding sequence ATGCGTGCAGACCGCCTCGTCGCCACCCTCCTGCTCCTGCAGTCACGGGGTCGCGTGACCGCGGCACAGCTGGCCGAGGAGCTCGAGGTCTCTGTCGCGACGGCGCGCCGTGACCTCGAGGCGCTCTCGTCCGCGGGCGTCCCGGTCTACCCGCAGCCCGGGCGCAACGGCGGCTGGTCGCTCGTCGGCGGCTCCAGGACCGACCTGACCGGGTTGACGTCGTCGGAGGCCCGGGCGCTGTTCCTGATGGCAGGGCCTGCCGCCTCAGGCACGCCCGAGGTGCGGTCGGCGCTCCGCAAGCTGGTGCGAGCGCTGCCTCAGACCTTCCGCGCCGACGCCGAGGCCGCGGCCGAGGCCGTCCTCGTCGACGCGACGCCGTGGGGCGGCGCCGATCGAACTCGGCCACCACTCGTCGACCAGCTGCAGGAGGCCGTCGTGCGCCGGCGGCGGGTCCGACTCGCGTACGAGGGGAGGGGCGGCGTGTCCGAGCGCCTCGTCGACCCGTGGGGGCTCGTCGACAAGGACGACCGCTGGTACCTGATCGCTGGCACGGACCACGGACGACGGACCTTCCGCGTCGACCGCATCCGTACGGCCGAGGTCACCGAGGACCCGGCCGAACGCCCCGATGACCTCGCCCTCGAGGAGGCGTGGGCCGAGGTCGTCACCACGATGGAGCACCGACGCTCACTCGTCTCAGCGGTCGTCGTCGCCGCCGAGCGCGACGTCCCCGTCCTGCGCAACCACTTCGGGAGGCACTGCACGCCCGAGCCGCCCGACGCCGACGGCCGGGTCCGGGTGCGGGTGGCGGCGCACACGGCGGTCTCGGTCGCCGAGCAGCTCGCGGGGTGGGGTGCGCGGCTGAAGGTGGTCGAGGGCGATGCGGTGCGTGCCGAGCTCGCACGTATCGGTGCGGAGCTGGCGGCGACGTACGGCGAGCGCCCGGCCGGCAGGGATCGCTGA
- the leuC gene encoding 3-isopropylmalate dehydratase large subunit yields MGRTLSEKLWDEHVVRRADGEPDLLYVDLHLLHEVTSPQAFDGLRITGRPVRRPDLTLATEDHNVPTTDLDKPIADLLSRTQVDALRRNCAEFGVRLHSLGDVEQGIVHVVGPQLGLTQPGMTVVCGDSHTSTHGAFGALAFGIGSSEVEHVLATQTVWQARPRTMAVTVNGSFPDGVTAKDLALSLIARTGTGGGQGYVVEYRGEAVRALSMEARMTLCNMTIEWGAKAGMVAPDDTTFDYLRGRPEAPTGSDWDAAVAHWGTLVTDEDATFDEEIVVDAAGLSPFVTWGTNPAHGVPLDAVVPSPDDFGDDRERTAAARALDYMALEPGTPMRDIAIDTVFLGSCTNGRIEDLRAAAAVLEGRTVAASTRLLVVPGSVRVRLQAEAEGLDAVFTKAGAEWRGAGCSMCQGMNADRLSPGERSASTSNRNFEGRQGVGGRTHLVSPIVAAATAVTGRLSSPADLPAD; encoded by the coding sequence ATGGGACGCACGCTGAGCGAGAAGCTCTGGGACGAGCACGTCGTACGCCGGGCCGACGGCGAGCCCGACCTCCTCTACGTCGACCTCCACCTCCTGCACGAGGTCACGAGCCCGCAGGCGTTCGACGGCCTCCGGATCACCGGCCGTCCAGTACGCCGGCCGGACCTCACGCTCGCCACGGAGGACCACAACGTTCCGACCACCGACCTGGACAAGCCCATCGCCGACCTGCTGTCGAGGACGCAGGTGGACGCGCTCCGCCGCAACTGCGCGGAGTTCGGTGTGCGCCTGCACTCGCTCGGCGACGTCGAGCAGGGCATCGTGCACGTCGTCGGACCGCAGCTCGGGCTCACCCAGCCCGGGATGACCGTGGTCTGCGGCGACTCCCACACCTCCACGCACGGAGCGTTCGGGGCGCTCGCCTTCGGCATCGGGTCGAGCGAGGTCGAGCACGTGCTCGCGACGCAGACGGTCTGGCAGGCGCGGCCTCGCACGATGGCCGTGACCGTGAACGGATCGTTCCCCGACGGCGTCACTGCAAAGGACCTGGCGCTCTCGCTCATCGCCCGGACCGGCACCGGCGGCGGTCAGGGCTACGTCGTCGAGTACCGCGGCGAGGCCGTCCGTGCGCTCTCGATGGAAGCACGCATGACGTTGTGCAACATGACGATCGAGTGGGGCGCGAAGGCCGGGATGGTCGCGCCCGACGACACGACGTTCGACTACCTCCGTGGACGCCCTGAGGCGCCGACGGGGTCGGACTGGGACGCGGCCGTCGCGCACTGGGGCACCCTCGTCACCGACGAGGACGCCACGTTCGACGAGGAGATCGTTGTCGACGCCGCAGGTCTCTCACCCTTCGTCACCTGGGGCACCAACCCGGCGCACGGCGTGCCCCTCGACGCCGTCGTCCCCTCCCCCGACGACTTCGGCGACGACCGCGAGCGTACGGCGGCCGCGCGGGCGCTCGACTACATGGCGCTGGAGCCCGGCACCCCCATGCGGGACATCGCGATCGACACCGTCTTCCTCGGTTCCTGCACCAACGGTCGCATCGAGGACCTGCGCGCAGCGGCCGCCGTCCTCGAGGGCCGCACGGTCGCGGCGAGCACACGGCTCCTGGTCGTCCCGGGGTCGGTCCGCGTACGCCTCCAGGCGGAGGCAGAAGGCCTCGACGCGGTCTTCACGAAGGCCGGCGCAGAGTGGCGCGGCGCCGGCTGCTCGATGTGCCAGGGGATGAACGCCGACCGTCTCAGTCCCGGCGAACGCAGCGCGTCGACGTCGAACCGCAACTTCGAGGGCCGTCAGGGAGTCGGGGGCCGCACACACCTCGTGTCACCGATCGTGGCGGCAGCCACCGCCGTCACCGGTCGTCTCAGCTCCCCGGCGGACCTGCCCGCGGACTGA